In one Pseudomonas sp. SCA2728.1_7 genomic region, the following are encoded:
- a CDS encoding Fe-Mn family superoxide dismutase, with protein sequence MAFELPPLPYAHDALQPHISKETLEYHHDKHHNTYVVNLNNLVPGTEFEGKTLEEIVKTSSGGIFNNAAQVWNHTFYWNCLAPNAGGQPTGALAEAINAAFGSFDKFKEEFSKTSIGTFGSGWGWLVKKADGSLALASTIGAGNPLTSGDTPLLTCDVWEHAYYIDYRNVRPKYVEAFWNLVNWKFVAEQFEGKTFTA encoded by the coding sequence ATGGCTTTCGAATTGCCGCCGCTGCCTTACGCACACGATGCCCTGCAGCCGCACATTTCCAAGGAAACCCTGGAATACCACCACGACAAGCACCACAACACCTATGTCGTGAACCTGAACAACCTGGTGCCAGGCACCGAGTTCGAAGGCAAGACCCTGGAAGAAATCGTCAAGACTTCCTCGGGCGGTATCTTCAACAACGCCGCTCAGGTCTGGAACCACACTTTCTACTGGAACTGCCTGGCGCCAAACGCCGGCGGTCAACCAACCGGCGCGCTGGCTGAAGCCATCAACGCAGCCTTCGGTTCGTTCGACAAGTTCAAGGAAGAGTTCAGCAAAACCTCGATCGGCACCTTCGGTTCCGGCTGGGGCTGGCTGGTGAAAAAGGCTGACGGTTCCCTGGCTCTGGCCAGCACCATCGGCGCCGGTAACCCGCTGACCAGCGGCGACACCCCGCTGCTGACCTGCGACGTCTGGGAACACGCTTACTACATCGACTACCGCAACGTTCGTCCTAAATACGTCGAAGCGTTCTGGAACCTGGTCAACTGGAAGTTCGTTGCTGAGCAGTTCGAAGGCAAAACCTTCACCGCTTAA
- a CDS encoding LysE/ArgO family amino acid transporter: MWQSYVNGLLVAFGLIMAIGTQNAFVLAQSLRREHHLPVAALCVVCDALLVAAGVFGLATVLAQNPTLLAIARWGGATFLIWYGSQALRRACSKQSLGQGENQTVRSLRAVMLSALAVTLLNPHVYLDTVLLIGSLGAQQSVPGAYVVGAASASLLWFFTLALGAAWLAPWLARPSTWRILDLVVALMMFTVAGQLIFAS, from the coding sequence ATGTGGCAAAGCTATGTGAACGGCTTGCTGGTGGCGTTCGGGCTGATCATGGCGATCGGCACGCAGAACGCGTTTGTATTGGCGCAGAGCCTGCGTCGTGAACACCACTTGCCCGTGGCGGCATTGTGCGTGGTCTGCGATGCGCTGCTGGTGGCGGCGGGGGTATTCGGACTGGCGACGGTTCTGGCGCAGAACCCGACGCTGCTCGCCATTGCCCGTTGGGGCGGCGCGACGTTTCTGATCTGGTACGGCAGCCAGGCGCTGCGCCGGGCCTGTTCGAAACAGAGCCTGGGTCAGGGCGAGAACCAGACTGTGCGCTCCCTGCGGGCGGTGATGCTCAGCGCTTTGGCCGTGACGCTGCTCAACCCGCACGTTTATCTGGATACGGTGTTGCTGATCGGCTCTCTCGGCGCGCAGCAATCGGTGCCGGGCGCTTATGTAGTGGGCGCGGCGAGCGCTTCGTTGCTGTGGTTTTTCACGCTTGCGCTAGGCGCGGCATGGCTGGCCCCATGGTTGGCCCGGCCAAGTACCTGGCGGATCCTCGATCTGGTGGTGGCGTTGATGATGTTTACCGTGGCCGGGCAATTAATTTTCGCCAGTTGA
- a CDS encoding ACT domain-containing protein produces MAGETSLTTLLRSMSPQLNVGEYVFCTLRDGALPSGLEIVGSFHEQEGLTVILERSHAEQAGFSFDYVAAWITLNVHSALEAVGLTAAFATALGQAGISCNVIAGYYHDHLFVGQADAERAMQVLRDLAANAE; encoded by the coding sequence ATGGCTGGCGAAACTTCACTCACGACTTTGTTGCGCAGCATGAGCCCGCAACTCAACGTCGGCGAATACGTGTTCTGCACCCTGCGCGACGGCGCGTTGCCGAGCGGTCTGGAGATTGTCGGTAGCTTCCACGAGCAGGAAGGCCTGACCGTGATTCTCGAACGTTCCCACGCCGAACAGGCCGGTTTCAGCTTCGACTATGTAGCAGCGTGGATAACCCTGAATGTGCATTCGGCTCTGGAAGCCGTGGGCCTCACCGCCGCGTTTGCCACAGCATTGGGCCAGGCCGGGATCAGTTGCAACGTGATTGCCGGCTATTACCACGATCATTTGTTCGTCGGTCAGGCCGACGCCGAACGCGCCATGCAAGTGCTGCGCGACCTCGCAGCCAACGCGGAGTAA
- a CDS encoding LysR family transcriptional regulator ArgP codes for MFDYKLLSALAAVVEQAGFERAAQVLGLSQSAISQRIKLLEARVGQPVLIRGTPPSPTEIGRRLLNHVQQVRLLERDLQTLVPALDEEGLPERLRIALNADSLATWWADAVGDFCADQHLLLDLVVEDQTVGLKRMRAGEVAACLCASERPVAGARSVLLGAMRYRALASPAFIERHFPDGVRAEQLPRTPALVFGPDDFLQHRYLASLGVDGGFEHHLCPSSEGFIRLTEAGLGWGLVPELQVREQLQRGLLRELLPDKPIDVPLYWHHWRNGGQLLGLLTEQLVRSSAQWLVPLD; via the coding sequence ATGTTCGACTATAAATTGCTGTCCGCTCTGGCCGCTGTGGTCGAGCAGGCCGGTTTCGAACGGGCCGCGCAGGTGCTGGGCTTGTCGCAATCGGCGATTTCGCAGCGGATCAAACTGCTCGAAGCGCGGGTTGGCCAGCCGGTGCTGATACGCGGCACGCCGCCATCGCCGACCGAGATTGGCCGGCGCCTGCTCAACCATGTGCAGCAGGTGCGTTTGCTTGAGCGCGATTTGCAGACGCTGGTGCCCGCACTGGATGAAGAGGGCCTGCCAGAGCGTTTGCGCATCGCGTTGAATGCCGACAGCCTCGCTACCTGGTGGGCCGACGCGGTTGGCGACTTCTGTGCCGACCAGCATTTGTTGCTCGATCTGGTCGTCGAAGACCAGACCGTCGGCCTCAAACGCATGCGCGCCGGTGAAGTGGCCGCGTGCCTTTGCGCCAGCGAACGACCGGTGGCCGGTGCGCGCAGTGTGTTGCTCGGCGCGATGCGTTATCGCGCATTGGCCAGCCCGGCGTTTATCGAACGACATTTTCCTGATGGCGTGCGCGCCGAACAATTGCCGCGAACACCTGCGCTGGTGTTCGGGCCTGACGATTTTCTCCAGCATCGCTATCTCGCTTCGTTGGGTGTCGATGGCGGATTCGAGCACCATTTGTGCCCATCCTCGGAAGGTTTTATCCGCCTGACCGAGGCCGGGCTCGGCTGGGGACTGGTGCCGGAACTGCAAGTGCGCGAGCAACTGCAACGCGGGTTATTGCGCGAACTGTTGCCAGATAAACCGATTGATGTGCCGTTGTACTGGCATCATTGGCGCAATGGCGGTCAGCTGCTGGGCTTGCTGACCGAGCAATTGGTGCGCTCATCGGCGCAATGGCTGGTGCCGTTGGACTGA
- a CDS encoding NAD-dependent epimerase/dehydratase family protein: protein MKILVTGASGFIGGRFARFALEQGLDVRVNGRRAESVEHLVRRGAEFVPGDLTDPDLVRELCSDVEAVVHCAGAVGLWGRYQDFHQGNVQVTENVVEACLKQRVRRLVHLSSPSIYFDGRDHFNLTEEQVPKRFKHHYAATKYLAEQKVFGAQEFGLETIALRPRFVTGAGDMSIFPRLLNMQRKGRLAIIGNGLNKVDFTSVQNLNEALLSSLLAAGSALGKAYNISNGAPVPLWDVVNYVMRKMEVPQVTKYRSYGLAYSVAALNEGACKLWPGRPEPTLSRLGMQVMKKNFTLDISRARHYLDYDPKVSLWSALDEFCAWWKAQDIR, encoded by the coding sequence ATGAAAATTCTGGTCACCGGCGCAAGCGGCTTCATTGGCGGACGCTTTGCGCGTTTCGCCCTGGAGCAGGGCCTGGACGTGCGGGTCAACGGTCGCCGGGCCGAGAGCGTCGAACATCTGGTGCGCCGGGGTGCCGAGTTTGTCCCCGGCGATCTGACCGATCCCGACCTGGTCCGCGAACTGTGCTCGGACGTCGAAGCCGTGGTGCATTGCGCGGGCGCCGTCGGACTGTGGGGGCGCTATCAGGACTTCCATCAGGGCAACGTGCAGGTCACCGAAAACGTTGTCGAAGCCTGTCTCAAACAGCGCGTCCGGCGTTTGGTGCATCTGTCGTCGCCATCGATCTATTTCGATGGTCGCGATCATTTCAACCTGACCGAAGAGCAAGTGCCCAAGCGCTTCAAGCATCACTATGCCGCGACCAAGTACCTGGCCGAGCAAAAGGTCTTCGGTGCCCAGGAATTCGGCTTGGAAACCATCGCCCTGCGCCCGCGTTTTGTTACCGGTGCCGGCGACATGAGCATTTTCCCGCGCCTGCTCAACATGCAGCGCAAGGGCCGGCTGGCGATCATCGGCAATGGCCTGAACAAAGTCGACTTCACCAGTGTGCAGAATCTCAACGAAGCGCTGCTCAGCAGCTTGCTGGCCGCCGGCTCCGCACTGGGCAAGGCCTACAACATCAGCAATGGCGCGCCGGTGCCGCTGTGGGATGTGGTCAATTACGTGATGCGCAAAATGGAAGTGCCGCAGGTCACCAAGTACCGTTCGTATGGACTGGCCTATAGCGTCGCGGCGCTCAACGAAGGGGCGTGCAAGCTCTGGCCCGGGCGTCCGGAGCCAACCCTGTCGCGCCTGGGCATGCAGGTGATGAAAAAAAATTTCACCCTCGACATCAGCCGCGCCCGGCATTATCTGGATTACGATCCGAAAGTCAGCCTGTGGTCGGCGCTGGATGAGTTCTGCGCGTGGTGGAAAGCTCAGGACATCCGTTGA
- a CDS encoding ATPase: MSMRNDAHDDFDDVPSLRADNFDDDDIPTTARTSVHSRTPPVVKVKAASTGPLWALVGALFFAFVGLAWWSFQQISLMEQQLVATQESFARISEEAAGRLQDISGKVVASQSNVTSDSEALKLQIKQLEGKLLDQSKQQQGVAGQASDLDKRLAQMTAQTTEQQNANTQLQAQVKALSAELATVKSTPADTSKVDTQLKAFDAQFKSLGADIAALKKQGNPSAAIDRLEQEIVVLKSEQDNRPAAAQGGGNTAEFDAFRGQMTRNINTLQAQIQNLQQQINSRP, encoded by the coding sequence ATGTCCATGCGTAATGATGCCCACGACGATTTCGATGATGTCCCGAGCCTGCGTGCCGACAACTTCGACGACGATGACATTCCGACCACCGCCCGCACCTCCGTACACTCGCGCACGCCGCCGGTGGTCAAGGTCAAGGCCGCGAGCACCGGGCCATTGTGGGCCTTGGTCGGTGCGCTGTTCTTCGCCTTCGTCGGTCTGGCCTGGTGGAGTTTCCAGCAGATCTCGTTGATGGAGCAGCAACTGGTCGCGACCCAGGAAAGCTTCGCGCGGATCAGCGAAGAAGCGGCCGGACGCTTGCAGGACATTTCCGGCAAGGTCGTCGCCAGCCAGTCCAACGTCACCAGCGACAGCGAAGCCCTCAAGCTGCAAATCAAACAGCTCGAAGGCAAGCTGCTCGATCAGAGCAAACAGCAGCAAGGCGTAGCAGGACAGGCCAGTGATCTGGACAAACGCCTGGCGCAGATGACCGCGCAAACCACCGAACAGCAGAACGCCAATACCCAGTTGCAAGCGCAGGTCAAAGCCTTGAGCGCGGAATTGGCGACGGTGAAAAGCACACCGGCCGACACCAGCAAGGTCGACACGCAGTTGAAAGCCTTCGATGCGCAGTTCAAAAGCCTCGGCGCCGATATCGCTGCACTGAAAAAGCAGGGCAACCCGAGCGCGGCGATCGATCGTCTTGAGCAGGAAATCGTTGTGCTCAAAAGCGAACAGGACAACCGCCCGGCAGCCGCGCAGGGCGGCGGCAATACTGCTGAGTTCGATGCCTTCCGTGGCCAAATGACCCGCAACATCAACACCC